Part of the Henckelia pumila isolate YLH828 chromosome 2, ASM3356847v2, whole genome shotgun sequence genome is shown below.
taccaagatgaacaaaactagttcacctcaacccttcgcgcaatctggtagcgcttatcgtgtacgcccaaattacccgactcaatcagataaacaaataacgtagtagtgtgagtaaggatcgttcccacgaggaaaggtaaatttaaaagtgttctttgaAAAATACTAAAATAGTAAAAAGGGGGGTTTGGGAGTTGAGATTAACTAATGAAGCTtgtaagcaattaaaatttactaacatgcaaaattaaataaaagacccaagaaatcaataagaaataagacttggtatcggtcgactacacacttgatattatttattcaatcattgatcatctaaaaataattaatcctatcaaatatttatcatcggaaatttaattcctgtttcaacttaattttagttaactaaacacaagcgttctaagttaacccttaccccatagactaacccaataccagcgatcagatttaaatccacggtagcattcaaactagtaaagctgataaagctagacaacacatacacaagcggatgaatttagcctagtcaattattattcccACGATTTagcaaattcaacagcagaaaatattaatcgcagttgcttcgcaaattagaggtttcaaacaattacggatttgaattctaatttagattttgtttgtataatgaaattctaagatggccaatctaaaaatctcatacacaagcatatcaatcaattcagaataattcttgatacttgatagAAATCAAACATtggaaatcaaaatctcatgaataaactaaatcaagggtcttgtcttcctcaaccaagtattaaagtttagccaacaatacccatgaattctctacaaaaattcatgagagaaaataaaaaataagaaaagaagggAGAAAACCTAGCCGTCCACAAAGAGTTCTTCGCGTTCTAAGCGTGTAGAATAATCTGATAATCTCCCTCAAAAACGAATTAATTCtctaataaaagtctagagccttaattaaaagaatttcccaaaattacaaatttttccCGCATCAGACccgcgcgctcgatcccacaattcccaggatcgagcgcatgctAAATATTCAACTCTCTGCCTTTAAACTTCCTtgcgctcgctcgatccgggattttcacccgatcgagcgagagatctTGAGCATCctactgccttcagaattacaTGACCGCGCTCGATCCCAAGAATTTCCAGGATCGACCGCATGCATCCCTGATGAAAAATTCTGCTCTGCTGTTTTCTTTGGACGCATGGACGCACTTCGATTTCTTCGATCAACAAAATAGCACTTCCTACACAATGAATAAAAATTAAGTTAAGAAGCTCAATGCATGACATAAAGtaaaactagaataaaacacaaacaatgacacaaaatgcatgcaaaacactaaTCAAAACGACACTAAAAAGGCAAACAAAATActactatcaaatacccccacacttaaaccttgctcgtcctcaagcaagttatgcaaaacaaaatataaacacaACGAAAACATAAGAAAGGACAAATCACGCATaccatagcctcagagaaaaccactttcatctaACAAATAAGTTCATAgcgactctcaatcatcaatgatacaccttcagtcgaatgcgaacgtgtgtgtgtgccatgttaccccaattacatgcaacttcaaaagacaaagtttcaagactgttcgccgaccttttaaacaattcagtgtaagctacaccatcaagaactctcctctcaacaatcattcaacacaacacaactttcttgagaataattacgcacctccggattttgcacccggtattgcaatagccccaataattacccgcaaacttagctacaactaagacaggattagaatttcaatcccctcgtctatagcccggatggagcatcaacaccattttatccgcatacttagccttgatcttgctcttttaggatttaaatcctgtcaaggcccggatggagttgtacatttattatttttttttatttttttttttaggtacgcccaagatcataggTGTCACATcaaaaaatcatcaaggttcaagaaactatcaagtttcacagacacctattgccgtgcaatggtccaacagacatccacgatatctaatacatcgctacacttcactggttaaacatgcgtgcttaagaatattcaacaaacaacctacagTTTTTTCATATCCAACTAAGagtcaaaaaaaatttcaaaaattaacatttttcaactatctcatcataggctagaAATCATCCTTTACTTATACACAACAAAACCTCATGACACAATTTACAAActatatgcaaatacgcaacaaacataatgcaaaacaaacaacaaaacactgaatgcaccccccccccccccacttaaacgaagcattgccctcaatgctcgagAACTAAACTAAACAACTAACaacacaaaagaaaaaaaatgaaatgcaaagaaaaaaataaaaagaaaactcCCCAGGTTTATGGATTGGCGTCCGCCCCGTCCTCATCATGCTCTGGCGGTGGCACTGGGTCGACCCATGGGAACTCAAAAGATGGCAGAAAAGGAACAGCTAGTTGGAGTGTGGTGGGATCAATCCCTAGTCGCTCGGAGATGCCACGAGTGATATAATCTAGCACCTGAAAATTTGCAGAAGTGGCTGCATTGAACATGTTCTGGTGCTGCGTGAAAGCGGCCATCTCTTGAACAGTAACTGCAGTTGAGCGGCGTGGAGGTGGAATAGGATGCACCTGCTCGTGCACCGCCACAAATTGGTCATCCACCAGAAATAGGCTCCGCCTATAAGCCCTTTTTGCATCAACGACGGCTTGATCAATGGGTTGCATTGGTTGCAACCATTCCTCGTCTGCTCTAGCTTGCACACCAGCTCGCAAGCATAGCTGTGTAATGATCATAGGAAAGAAAAGACCGGATGTCCTAGAAGCAACCGACTGTCGTATCTGAACATGAATAACTCGACCCACATTGACCGGAAGTCCGACATCGAGAGCATATAGCAATACAGCACGCTCCACATGTACCTCACTTGTGTGTGAGATTGGCATTAGACGGCGGCAGAGGAATGCGTACCAGGTGGCCGGATTCACAAAAAGATATTTCTCTTTGAAGCACTTGTAAGTAATCGGATCCAACCAAGCAGCCCCGGTAAAGCATAGCTGAGCAAGGATCTCGTGAACATCCGGGTAAAGGGCAGCGCTTTGGAATAAACTATCATCGACATCTGGTGTTTCGAGCATGGCATTCAGCTCAGAGGCTGCGTATGAAACCAAAGTGCCCTGGACAAAGGCCTTGCCATCCGTCCGCTCTGCAGCATTAGCATAGAATTCCCTAACAAGAGGGACAATGGCTGGAGTGGGTTGCTTACAGAACGTTCCCCACCCACGTGCCAAGACTTGAGCCGCCACTTCGTTTACAGTCACATCGAGATCAAAACCCCTCCCAGTCAACGCCTTTGTTTACGGTCGTTGGCTCGACTGAATGTTGCAGTTCCTCAGGGTGGTTTAAATTTGGTTCCtttgtccaccttcacccatTTAAAACATTTTCCAGAAAATTTTGTCCCAAGCATTTGCTGCGTCAATTTCTTGGAGGTGCTAGCTCCTTGACCCCGTTTCTCTTTTCTCATGGGCATCATTTTCGCGTTATCAGGAGGACATTTTGTCGCAGTTTTTAGTGCCTGCATATCATAGAAAAAGTTTTCAGCAGTAGAAATTTCAGCAGGTGTTACAAGAatattaacaacactttcacgGGCAGGAATTTtcagggtatcaaaaatatcaaatttagcAATTTTTCCATCGAATTCCATCGTGAGATTACCGTTATCAACATCTATGATAGACttagaagttttcaaaaatggtctcctaacaaaataggactattcaaTTCATTACTTTTCATGTCAAGAACATAGAAATCAGCAGGAAAGACCAAGTCACCAACTTCTACTAAAACATCTTCTAACAAACCCCTTGGAAAAATAGTAGATCGATCAGCCATTTGGATAACAATATCAATTTCATTCAAAGGCCCAAgatttaaggaagcataaacagagtatggcATGACGTTAATagatgctcctaaatctagcatGGCCGTATCAAGCTGAACACCTCCTATTTGACATGGAATCGAGAACATACCtgggtccttgcattttgtaggtACCTTTCTTTTAATAACGGCAGAAacctgttctcccaattcaactttcttacaacccttcaaattttgttttcttttcgcagtacatctttcaaaaatttagcatagcgaggtacttgcttaatagcatctaacagtGGAATGTTTACCtcgcatctacgaaaagtttcatagagcTCCTTTATCCCCTCATTTTTCCTAGAGTCCTTTaaagctaagggaaaaggggctacaggtttatactcagacaaaggaggaaacttacctctcaGTGCTTCTTTAGGAATGGGCTCACGCTCCTTCACCTTAGATTATTTTTCCCTTTCAGTCTCTACCGGTTCTTTGACCAATCCGTCTTGAATCTGCAGctcctttccactcctcaaagtGATAGCACTCACGTTCTCCTTCGGATTCACCATTGTTTGTGAAGGCAAACGGCTGGAATTTTGTGCTTCCAACTTGCTAATTGCTGCAGCGAGCTGCCCCATTTGGgtatttaagttttggatgCTCGTCCTGGTGTCCTGTTGAAAAGCCAAGGTATTAGTGGCAAGATTCTGAACTATGTTTTCAAGAGACTCACCTGGCGTAGGAATCAGAGGACGCTGTGGTGGAGGGTACGGcggcctataagcttgatttGCTGGAGGATTGCCATATCTGAGGTTTGGATGATCCCTCCAacctggattgtatgtgttaGAGTAAGGATCATACTTCTGCTGAGGTGGCCCTGGAAATCATCCTGCTGCATTGACGTGCTCCGCAGATCCCTCTTGACgagtgggacacatgtcagttgcatgtcccACTTGAGTGCAAATTCCACATACCCTTGCaatctgtccattccctacagccatatgtcgcacaagagacgtcagttcGCTCAGTTGTTGTTCAAAGGAAGAAACGTTTACCTCGTTACTCTTCCTTGGTGCAGGATCacttctgttggtgccaaattgctgagaattggcagccatattttcTATTAAGTTCCTCGCTTGCACCGGAGTTTTGTCCaaaaaaactcctccactagccgcatccagcatactcctgtcatgagacaACAACCCTTCATAACATTATTGAATTAGtaagttttcacttatctggtgttgtGGGCAGCTAGCGCAAAGTTTCTTGAAGCGCTCGCAATACTCGTGCAGTGACTCTCCCATCTGCTGTTTGCACCCATAAATTTCTTTCCGGATGTTTGCTGCTCTAGAAGCTGAAAAGTACTTCTCTAAAAATATTCTCTTCATCTCAGTCCAGGTGGTGATGGATCCAGAAGGTAGGTAGtacagccaatccttagcagaactctttaaagagaaaggaaaagctctgagctgaatctgctcctctgtaaCTCCATGCGGTTTCATGCTTGAACACACCACGTGGAATTCCATCAGATGTTTGtgcggatcctcacctgcaagaccatgaaaagcaggcaGTAAGTGTATCAGTCCagatttcaattcaaaattagcattattttctagagtaggGAAAGAAATGCATAAGGGCTGTTGGtttggatcaggagtgcccaattgtctcaaACTCAGATTAGCGTTaacagccatctcttcttctgggaATGCAGCTCGAGCAGCTTTCTCTTGTTGTTTCCTACGAAGTTTTCTCCTTCGCGTAAGCAAGGTTCTTTCTATCTTTGGGTTGTAttgaaattcttcttcttctgaagattcacctgaaagcatgaacaaaccagagtagcactacgaggaataaataaaaaaaattaaaattaaaaataaaaataaaaagaacacaataaattaacaccgttccccggcaacggcgccaaaatttggtagcgcttatcgtgtacgcccaaattacccgactcaatcagataaacaaataacgtagtagtgtgagtagggatcgttcccacgaggaaaggtaaatttaaaaatGTTCTTTGAAAAATACTAAAATAGTAAAAAGGGGGGTTTGGgagttgagattaactactgaagcttgtaagcaattaaaatttactaacatgcaaaattaaataaaagactgaagaaatcaataagaaataagacttggtatcgatcgactacacccttgatattatttattcaatcattgatcatctaaaaataattaatcctatcaaatattcatcatcggaaatttaattcctgtttcaccttaattttagttaactagacacaagcgttctaagttaacccttaccccatagactaacccaataccagcgatcagatttaaatccacggtagcattcaaactagtaaaactgataaagctagacaacccatacacaagcggatgaatttagcctagtcaattattattcccACGATTTagcaaattcaacagcagaaaatattaatcgcagttgcttcgcaaattagaggtttcaaacaattacggatttgaattctaatttagcttttgtttgtataatgaaattctaagatggccaatctaaaaatctcatacacaagcatatcaatcaattcagaataattcttgatacttgataaaaatcaaacattggaaatcaaaatctcatgaataaactaaatcaagggtcttgtcttcctcaaccaagtattaaagtttagccaacaatacccatgaattctctacaaaaattcatgagagaaaataaaaaataagaaaagaagggAGAAAACCTAGCCGTCCACAGAGAGTTCTTCGCGTTCTAAGCGTGTAGAATAATCTGATAATCTCCCTCAAAAACGAATTAATTCtctaataaaattctagagccttaattaaaagaatttcccaaaattacaaatttttccCGCATCAGACCCGCGCGCTCGATCCCGACAAttcccaggatcgagcgcatgctAAATATTCAACTCTCTGCCTTTAAACTTCCTtgcgctcgctcgatccgggattttcacccgatcgagcgagagatctTGAGCATCctactgccttcagaattacatgaccgcgctcgatcccaagaatttccaggatcgagcgcatgcaTCCCTGATGAAAAATTCTGCTCTGCTGTTTTCTTTGGATGCATGGACGCACTTCGATTTCTTCGATCAACAAAATAGCACTTCCTACACAATGAATAAAAATTAAGTTAAGAATCTCAATGCATGACATAAAGtaaaactagaataaaacacaaacaatgacacaaaatgcatgcaaaacactaaTCAAAACGACACTAAAAAGGCAAACAAAATActactatcaaatacccccacacttaaaccttgctcgccctcaagcaagttatgcaaaacaaaatataaacacaACGAAAACATAAGAAAGGACGAATCACGCATaccatagcctcagagaaaaccactttcatctaACAAATAAGTTCATAgcgactctcaatcatcaatgatacaccttcagtcgaatgcgaacgtgtgtgtgtgccatgttaccccaattacatgcaacttcaaaagacaaagtttcaagactgttcgccaaCCTTTtaaacaattcagtgtaagctaCACCctcaagaactctcctctcaacaatcattcaacacaacacaactttcttgagaataattacgcacctccggattttgcacccggtattgcaatagccccaataattacccgcaaacttagctacaactaagacaggattagaatttcaatcccctcgtctatagcccggatggagcatcaaccccattttatccgcatacttagccttgatcttgctcttttagg
Proteins encoded:
- the LOC140879131 gene encoding uncharacterized protein, translating into MGQLAAAISKLEAQNSSRLPSQTMVNPKENVSAITLRSGKELQIQDGLVKEPDSRKNEGIKELYETFRRCEVNIPLLDAIKQVSAVIKRKVPTKCKDPGMFSIPCQIGGVQLDTAMLDLGASINVMPYSVYASLNLGPLNEIDIVIQMADRSTIFPRGLLEDVLVEVGDLVFPADFYVLDMKSNELNSPILLGDHF